One genomic region from Onychostoma macrolepis isolate SWU-2019 chromosome 23, ASM1243209v1, whole genome shotgun sequence encodes:
- the lemd1 gene encoding LEM domain-containing protein 1 → MPVFVEDPALLSKERLKSELIAHNVDLPPPESKKHAYVELYLKHVRTNSTDFSSDEEEDHLTGSAEKEEAGEMVDLGLLTDDQLKAKLLQYGVKAGPIVASTRALYEKKLKRLLDSSAQASQHRVNDTRDAGLYSDSEEEDGREKDEDKDSESEQLWSETMARTETSKTASRTGTFSQSRDFYPRCFVPSAGFINGKIQHKSSDTTQNGSLSQSGSPYRSFSITQMVEEGSIENRFSPQSKQTEIERRSGQRNEQTVDSRALRYFMRLDKDTMTGRSLCLTSPSSHQKQTVTEPVTDVLSELFPDTAKTPTGIYATKRRPIKGAAGRPVQFKYPEMPLLSPTTLERQEIQQRLVPLWVQIVVFLLVVCLLYLIYASMEEPLSNPFTALLEGLQDAALIYTPED, encoded by the exons ATGCCGGTGTTTGTGGAAGACCCTGCTCTCCTCTCCAAAGAGAGGCTAAAGTCGGAGCTCATAGCGCATAATGTGGATCTACCCCCACCGGAGAGCAAGAAACACGCTTATGTGGAGCTTTATCTCAAACATGTGAGGACGAACAGCACAGATTTCTCTAGCGATGAAGAGGAGGATCATCTCACTGGCAGC GCCGAGAAGGAAGAGGCAGGAGAAATGGTAGACCTAGGCTTACTGACTGATGATCAGCTAAAAGCCAAACTGCTCCAGTATGGAGTCAAAGCTGGACCCATTGTAG CTTCCACTAGAGCTTTATATGAAAAGAAGCTGAAAAGGCTGCTAGATTCTTCAGCACAGGCATCACAGCACAGGGTCAATGACACAAGGGATGCAGGCCTCTACTCGGACAGTGAGGAAGAGGATGGGAGGGAGAAAGACGAGGACAAGGACTCCG aGTCAGAGCAGCTTTGGTCTGAAACGATGGCCCGGACAGAGACCAGCAAAACAGCAAGCAGA ACAGGGACTTTCAGTCAGAGCAGAGATTTTTACCCACGCTGCTTTGTGCCCTCAGCTGGATTCATAAAT GGAAAGATTCAGCACAAGTCTTCAGACACCACCCAGAATGGGTCTTTGAGTCAAAGCGGGTCCCCATACAGATCCTTCAGCATCACTCAGATGGTGGAAGaggggagt ATTGAGAACCGATTCAGTCCTCaatcaaaacaaacagagaTTGAGAGGCGATCTGGTCAGAGAAACGAGCAGACGGTGGACAGCAGGGCCCTGCGG TACTTCATGAGACTGGATAAAGACACCATGACTGGCAGATCTCTTTGTTTAACATCTCCATCATCCCATCAGAAACAAACTGTCACA GAACCTGTGACGGATGTTCTTTCAGAGCTGTTTCCTGACACTGCCAAAACCCCCACTGGAATCTA TGCTACAAAGAGACGGCCTATAAAGGGAGCTGCAGGCCGCCCTGTGCAATTTAAATACCCTGAAATGCCGCTACTGAGTCCCACTACACTGGAGAGGCAGGAGATTCAGCAGCGTCTGGTTCCTCTGTGGGTTCAGATCGTGGTCTTCCTCCTGGTGGTCTGCCTGCTGTACCTCATCTATGCATCCATGGAGGAGCCGCTCTCCAATCCTTTCACTGCTCTGCTTGAAGGTCTGCAAGACGCTGCTCTCATATACACCCCAGAGGACTAA